One Lacunisphaera limnophila DNA window includes the following coding sequences:
- the rplK gene encoding 50S ribosomal protein L11: MAKKIQGYVRLQLPAGAANPAPPVGPALGAQGVNIMGFCKEFNAKTKDQNGMIIPVVITVYSDKSFTFILKSPPASVLLKKAAGIASGSAKPNMDKVGKVTKKQILEIIKLKKADLNANSEEAAIRMIAGTARNMGIEVVD, translated from the coding sequence ATGGCCAAGAAAATTCAAGGTTACGTCCGTCTCCAGCTCCCCGCCGGTGCCGCCAATCCGGCGCCCCCGGTCGGTCCCGCCCTCGGCGCCCAAGGCGTCAACATCATGGGCTTCTGCAAGGAGTTCAACGCGAAGACCAAGGACCAGAACGGCATGATCATCCCGGTCGTGATCACCGTCTACAGCGACAAATCCTTCACCTTCATCCTGAAGTCGCCCCCGGCTTCCGTCCTCCTGAAGAAGGCCGCCGGCATCGCCTCCGGTTCCGCCAAGCCCAACATGGACAAGGTCGGCAAGGTCACGAAGAAGCAGATCCTCGAGATCATCAAACTCAAGAAGGCCGACCTCAACGCCAACAGCGAAGAGGCCGCCATCCGCATGATCGCCGGCACCGCCCGCAACATGGGCATCGAAGTCGTCGACTAA
- the rplL gene encoding 50S ribosomal protein L7/L12, whose protein sequence is MSNITKDQVIEWLSAQPILELATLVKDLEAKWGVSAAAAVAAGPAAGAAPAAAAEEKTEFTVVLVEAGANKIGAIKEVRAITGLGLKEAKDLVEGAPKPVKEGVNKAEAEDIKKKLEAAGAKVELK, encoded by the coding sequence ATGAGCAACATCACCAAAGACCAAGTCATTGAATGGCTGTCCGCCCAGCCGATCCTCGAACTCGCCACCCTCGTGAAGGATCTCGAGGCGAAGTGGGGCGTTTCCGCCGCCGCGGCTGTCGCCGCCGGCCCCGCCGCCGGTGCCGCCCCCGCGGCCGCCGCCGAGGAGAAGACCGAGTTCACCGTCGTCCTCGTCGAGGCCGGCGCGAACAAGATCGGCGCCATCAAGGAAGTCCGCGCCATCACCGGCCTGGGCCTCAAGGAAGCCAAGGACCTGGTGGAAGGCGCGCCGAAGCCCGTCAAGGAAGGCGTCAACAAGGCCGAGGCCGAGGACATCAAGAAGAAGCTCGAGGCCGCCGGCGCCAAGGTGGAGCTCAAGTAA
- the rplA gene encoding 50S ribosomal protein L1, with protein sequence MPVKHSKRYNSAAKAADLTKEYPLNEAVEILAKFPKAKFDETIELSFRLGVDPAQGDQMVRGTTPLPNGSGKKVRVIVFTDDADKALAAGADHAGLAELMTKINAGWLDFDVAIATTEAMKQVRTLARVLGPKGLMPNPKSGTVTDDIPAGIKAVKAGRVEFKVDKTANIGVGVGKRSFTTAQISENVAAVLEAIGKAKPAAFKGHYIKSVTLSSSMSPGVKLASTEFNKF encoded by the coding sequence ATGCCCGTCAAACACAGCAAACGCTACAACAGCGCCGCCAAGGCCGCTGACCTCACCAAGGAGTATCCCCTGAACGAAGCGGTGGAGATCCTCGCCAAGTTCCCCAAGGCCAAGTTCGATGAGACCATCGAGCTGTCCTTCCGCCTCGGGGTTGATCCCGCCCAGGGCGACCAGATGGTCCGCGGCACCACGCCGCTGCCCAACGGTTCCGGCAAGAAGGTCCGCGTCATCGTCTTCACCGACGATGCCGACAAGGCCCTCGCCGCCGGTGCCGATCACGCCGGCCTCGCCGAGCTGATGACCAAGATCAACGCCGGCTGGCTCGACTTCGACGTCGCGATCGCGACCACCGAGGCCATGAAGCAGGTCCGCACCCTCGCCCGCGTCCTCGGTCCCAAGGGCCTCATGCCCAACCCGAAGTCCGGCACCGTCACCGACGACATCCCCGCCGGCATCAAGGCCGTCAAGGCCGGCCGCGTGGAGTTCAAGGTCGACAAGACCGCCAACATCGGCGTCGGCGTCGGCAAGCGCTCCTTCACCACCGCCCAGATCTCCGAGAACGTCGCCGCGGTCCTCGAGGCCATCGGCAAGGCCAAGCCGGCCGCGTTCAAGGGCCACTACATCAAGAGCGTCACGCTCTCCTCGTCCATGAGCCCCGGCGTCAAGCTGGCGTCCACCGAGTTCAACAAATTCTAA
- a CDS encoding M48 family metallopeptidase: MDFFEAQDRARRRSKRLVLLFALALLGTIFASYAAALGVINLSGRAQAAQREYQRNGPAARWPTGGFPHPWWDLRLFLAVAGGTLGVVGVASLYKWSQMRHGGAAVAEMVGGRAVAPTSTDLRERRLLNVVEEMAIASGIPMPAVYILDDEPGLNAFAAGLTTADAAVAVTRGTLDKLTRDELQGVIAHEFSHILNGDMRLNVRITAIIFGILVIGLLGRGILSGLFRGRVRTGGGDKNKGGGLALLLAVGLALLIIGYIGYFFGRLIQAAVSRQREFLADASAVQFTRNPLGLGGALKKIGGYALGGTMLNNHAGEIGHFFIAQAFRSNFGGLWATHPPLDERIRAVEPGWDGQLFDPPAVVDIQRESFATAGFGGGTRYSAEETLQRIHEAPVELPPPAPTQRIAFQPAKAVADIGSLTDAHFRHAVLLLENIPARLRDAVRDPAAAQIVVYGLLLNGDKAARDTQQALVAQHAGPAAATQLAGYRSALSVLDPAARLPLLQLALPALRSLDAAGLDRFATVLDELVHADAQVTPFEYALQKMLLSQLRLAQAPSQSVQFDSFPAVAREIAVVLSALAHFSPTASAAAFAAGATQLPLLAGRLTLLEPAACGLEQVDAALDKLAVCSLPIKKRLVVAAAHVIGSDGTISAEEGELYRALAATLDLPMPHLGAAA, encoded by the coding sequence ATGGACTTCTTTGAAGCCCAGGACCGCGCCCGCCGCCGCTCTAAGCGGCTCGTCCTCCTGTTCGCCCTCGCGCTGCTCGGCACCATCTTCGCCAGCTACGCGGCCGCCCTCGGGGTCATCAACCTCTCGGGCCGGGCCCAGGCGGCGCAACGGGAATACCAGCGCAATGGGCCCGCCGCCCGCTGGCCCACGGGCGGATTCCCGCACCCGTGGTGGGACCTGCGGCTCTTTCTCGCCGTCGCCGGCGGCACGCTCGGGGTGGTGGGCGTGGCCTCACTCTACAAGTGGTCTCAGATGCGCCACGGCGGTGCCGCCGTGGCCGAGATGGTCGGCGGCCGTGCCGTGGCCCCCACCTCCACCGACCTGCGCGAACGCCGCCTCCTCAACGTCGTCGAGGAAATGGCCATCGCCTCGGGCATCCCGATGCCCGCCGTGTATATCCTCGATGACGAACCCGGCCTCAACGCCTTCGCCGCCGGCCTCACCACGGCCGACGCCGCCGTCGCCGTCACGCGCGGCACGCTCGACAAGCTCACCCGCGACGAGCTGCAGGGGGTCATCGCGCACGAATTCAGCCACATCCTCAACGGTGACATGCGGCTCAACGTCCGCATCACCGCCATCATCTTTGGCATCCTCGTCATCGGCCTGCTCGGCCGCGGCATCCTCAGCGGCCTGTTCCGGGGCCGCGTGCGCACGGGCGGCGGCGACAAGAACAAGGGCGGCGGGCTCGCGCTGCTCCTCGCGGTCGGTCTGGCTCTGCTGATCATCGGCTACATCGGCTACTTCTTCGGCCGCCTGATCCAAGCCGCCGTCTCGCGGCAGCGCGAATTTCTCGCCGACGCCTCCGCGGTGCAGTTCACCCGCAACCCGCTCGGCCTCGGCGGCGCCCTCAAGAAGATCGGCGGCTACGCGCTCGGCGGCACGATGCTCAACAACCACGCCGGCGAGATCGGCCACTTCTTCATCGCGCAGGCTTTCCGCTCGAACTTCGGCGGCCTGTGGGCCACCCACCCGCCCCTCGATGAGCGCATCCGCGCCGTCGAACCCGGCTGGGACGGCCAGCTGTTCGACCCGCCCGCGGTCGTGGACATCCAGCGCGAATCCTTCGCCACCGCGGGTTTCGGCGGCGGCACCCGCTACTCAGCCGAGGAAACGCTGCAACGCATCCACGAAGCCCCGGTGGAACTGCCCCCGCCGGCGCCGACCCAGCGCATCGCCTTTCAACCCGCCAAGGCCGTGGCCGACATCGGCTCGCTCACCGACGCCCATTTCCGCCACGCCGTCCTCCTCCTTGAGAACATCCCCGCGCGGCTGCGCGACGCCGTGCGTGATCCGGCCGCGGCCCAGATCGTCGTCTACGGCTTGCTGCTCAACGGCGACAAGGCCGCGCGCGATACCCAGCAGGCCCTCGTCGCGCAACACGCGGGCCCGGCGGCGGCCACCCAGCTCGCCGGCTACCGCTCGGCCCTGAGCGTGCTCGATCCCGCCGCGCGTCTGCCACTCCTTCAGCTCGCCCTGCCCGCGCTGCGCTCGCTGGATGCCGCGGGCCTCGACCGGTTTGCCACGGTGCTCGACGAACTGGTCCACGCCGACGCCCAGGTCACCCCCTTCGAATACGCCCTGCAGAAAATGCTGCTCAGCCAGCTCCGGCTCGCGCAAGCCCCGAGCCAGTCCGTGCAGTTCGACTCCTTCCCGGCGGTCGCGCGTGAGATCGCCGTCGTGCTCTCCGCCCTGGCCCATTTTTCCCCCACGGCCTCCGCCGCCGCGTTTGCGGCCGGCGCCACCCAGCTGCCGCTGCTCGCGGGCCGGCTCACCCTGCTGGAACCGGCCGCCTGCGGCCTCGAGCAAGTCGACGCCGCGCTGGACAAACTCGCCGTCTGCTCCCTCCCGATCAAAAAACGCCTCGTCGTCGCCGCGGCCCATGTCATCGGCAGCGACGGCACGATCAGCGCCGAGGAGGGCGAACTCTACCGCGCGCTCGCCGCCACCCTCGACCTGCCGATGCCGCACCTCGGTGCGGCCGCCTGA
- a CDS encoding ExbD/TolR family protein codes for MITQPLELQSRLSPAPRDLDFFAWVNVGLIALFFGLLGSRFVLAPGLAVGLGNEGTLALPQISGAEAGAGPASVVVSYRRDKVILFEGGMYDLKELRTHMAAYAEKHPGAVMLVRSDAQVSMQAILDLCEMARAVGFANVLLAAEQTPVTAPR; via the coding sequence ATGATCACGCAACCGCTGGAGCTGCAGTCGCGACTCAGTCCGGCGCCGCGCGACCTGGATTTTTTTGCGTGGGTGAACGTGGGGCTGATCGCGCTGTTTTTCGGCCTGCTCGGCTCCCGCTTCGTGCTGGCGCCCGGGCTGGCGGTCGGGCTCGGCAACGAAGGCACGCTGGCGCTGCCCCAGATCAGCGGGGCCGAGGCCGGGGCGGGCCCGGCTTCGGTGGTGGTGAGTTACCGCCGCGACAAGGTGATCCTGTTCGAGGGTGGCATGTACGATCTGAAGGAATTGCGGACGCACATGGCCGCTTATGCGGAGAAGCACCCGGGGGCGGTGATGCTCGTGCGATCCGATGCGCAGGTTTCCATGCAGGCCATTCTGGACCTGTGCGAGATGGCGCGGGCCGTAGGCTTTGCCAATGTGCTCCTCGCCGCTGAGCAGACCCCTGTGACCGCTCCCCGTTGA
- a CDS encoding MotA/TolQ/ExbB proton channel family protein, with product MTAFSYSVFVRGGPVMWLLVALGVTALVVFVERALFLHRGQIRSTEFLNGIKNLLQKDRLMEALTLCEETPGPVAKLVKAGLRHAQDDEPAMRFAVQEAALAELPVLERRISSLAAIAQIAPLLGLLGTLLGMIQTFWYFNQGGSYATPQALAGGMWEALLTAAAGLVVAIPAHLGRHFLAGRVRALVQDMEWVGNELLRYLSLDHRKDGGRAP from the coding sequence ATGACAGCCTTCAGTTACAGTGTGTTTGTCCGCGGCGGCCCGGTGATGTGGCTGCTGGTGGCGCTCGGGGTGACCGCGCTCGTGGTGTTCGTGGAGCGTGCGCTCTTCCTGCACCGCGGGCAGATCCGCTCGACGGAATTCCTCAACGGCATCAAGAATCTCCTGCAGAAGGACCGACTGATGGAGGCGCTCACGCTGTGCGAGGAAACGCCCGGCCCCGTGGCCAAGCTGGTGAAGGCCGGCCTGCGCCATGCCCAGGACGACGAGCCGGCGATGCGCTTTGCCGTGCAGGAAGCGGCGCTGGCCGAGCTGCCGGTGCTGGAAAGGCGGATCAGTTCGCTCGCAGCGATCGCGCAGATCGCCCCGCTCCTCGGCCTGTTGGGCACGCTGCTCGGCATGATCCAGACCTTCTGGTACTTTAACCAAGGCGGAAGCTACGCTACCCCGCAGGCGCTGGCTGGCGGCATGTGGGAGGCCTTGCTCACCGCCGCGGCGGGGTTGGTGGTGGCGATCCCCGCCCATTTGGGGCGGCATTTTCTGGCGGGCCGCGTCCGGGCCCTGGTGCAGGACATGGAATGGGTCGGGAACGAACTGCTGCGGTATCTCTCCCTCGATCACCGCAAGGACGGGGGGCGGGCGCCATGA
- the tuf gene encoding elongation factor Tu, producing MAKGTFERKKPHVNVGTIGHVDHGKTTLTTSILAVQARKGLAEVKTYADIAKGGTVRDASKIVTISVAHVEYESDKRHYAHVDCPGHADFVKNMITGAAQMDGGILVVSAADGPMPQTREHILLARQVGVPKLVVFLNKVDLIDDPDLLELVEEEIRDLLTKYQFDGKAAKIIRGSATAALEGKPEGEAAIQALMEALDSEIAEPARELDKPFLMSVEDVFSITGRGTVATGRIERGIVKLNENVEIVGLKDTTTTVVTGIEMFRKLLDQGQAGDNVGILLRGIDKEGIERGQVIAAPKSILPHKKAKAEIYVLSKDEGGRHTPFFNGYRPQFYFRTTDVTGVVNLPKGVEMIMPGDNIAVDIELIAPIAMEKLQKFAIREGGRTIGAGRVTEITE from the coding sequence ATGGCTAAAGGAACATTCGAACGCAAGAAGCCGCACGTCAACGTCGGCACGATCGGTCACGTCGATCACGGCAAGACCACGCTGACCACCTCGATTCTCGCCGTCCAGGCCCGCAAGGGTCTGGCCGAGGTCAAGACCTACGCCGACATCGCCAAGGGTGGCACCGTCCGTGACGCCTCCAAGATCGTCACGATCTCGGTCGCCCACGTGGAGTACGAGTCCGACAAGCGCCACTACGCGCACGTCGACTGCCCCGGCCACGCCGACTTCGTCAAGAACATGATCACCGGCGCCGCCCAGATGGACGGTGGCATCCTCGTGGTCTCCGCCGCTGACGGCCCGATGCCCCAGACCCGCGAGCACATCCTCCTGGCCCGCCAGGTCGGCGTGCCGAAGCTGGTCGTCTTCCTTAACAAGGTCGACCTCATCGACGACCCGGACCTCCTCGAGCTCGTCGAAGAGGAAATCCGCGATCTCCTCACCAAGTACCAGTTTGACGGCAAGGCCGCCAAGATCATCCGCGGTTCCGCCACGGCCGCCCTCGAGGGCAAGCCGGAGGGCGAGGCCGCCATCCAGGCCCTCATGGAGGCCCTTGATTCCGAGATCGCCGAGCCCGCTCGCGAGCTCGACAAGCCCTTCCTGATGTCCGTCGAGGACGTCTTCTCGATCACCGGCCGCGGCACCGTCGCGACGGGCCGTATCGAGCGTGGCATCGTCAAGCTCAACGAAAACGTTGAGATCGTCGGCCTCAAGGACACGACGACCACCGTCGTCACCGGCATCGAGATGTTCCGCAAGCTCCTCGATCAGGGCCAGGCGGGCGACAACGTCGGCATCCTGCTCCGCGGTATCGACAAGGAAGGCATCGAGCGCGGCCAGGTCATCGCCGCCCCGAAGTCCATTCTCCCGCACAAGAAGGCCAAGGCCGAAATCTACGTCCTCTCCAAGGACGAGGGTGGCCGCCACACGCCGTTCTTCAACGGTTACCGCCCCCAGTTCTACTTCCGCACGACGGACGTGACGGGCGTCGTCAACCTCCCGAAGGGTGTCGAGATGATCATGCCCGGCGACAACATCGCCGTGGACATCGAGCTCATCGCCCCCATCGCGATGGAGAAACTCCAGAAGTTCGCGATCCGGGAAGGCGGCCGCACCATCGGTGCCGGTCGTGTCACCGAGATCACCGAATAA
- the rplJ gene encoding 50S ribosomal protein L10, whose product MRAEKQYLIDEVSGHLKKSDYVILTNFTKLTVADAAELRKRLAPEKAEFHVVKNSSFRVAAKAMGLPDLEGSLSGQTAVVVGGKNPAGVAKTLKKFIEEKQKLEVKVGVLDKKLMTAADLAKLADLPSFDALRSMFLGLLTMQGAAFVRVLDAKVKKEQPAAPAA is encoded by the coding sequence ATGAGAGCAGAAAAACAATACCTGATCGATGAAGTCAGCGGGCACCTCAAGAAGTCCGACTACGTCATCCTGACCAATTTCACGAAACTCACCGTCGCCGACGCGGCCGAGCTGCGCAAGCGCCTGGCCCCCGAGAAGGCCGAGTTCCACGTCGTGAAGAACAGCTCCTTCCGCGTCGCGGCCAAGGCCATGGGCCTGCCCGACCTCGAGGGCTCCCTCTCCGGCCAGACGGCCGTCGTGGTCGGCGGCAAGAACCCCGCCGGCGTCGCCAAGACCCTGAAAAAGTTCATCGAGGAAAAGCAGAAACTCGAGGTCAAGGTCGGCGTGCTCGACAAGAAGCTGATGACGGCCGCCGATCTGGCGAAGCTCGCCGATCTGCCTTCCTTCGACGCGCTGCGCTCGATGTTCCTCGGCCTCCTCACCATGCAGGGTGCCGCCTTCGTCCGCGTCCTCGACGCCAAGGTCAAGAAGGAGCAGCCCGCTGCTCCGGCCGCCTAA
- the secE gene encoding preprotein translocase subunit SecE has protein sequence MANPFRSARLFFSELVGELQKASWPTKSELKDSTIVVIVACLLLGLFTSVSDFALLNVVNAVTEWVSR, from the coding sequence ATGGCCAATCCCTTCCGCTCCGCCCGCCTCTTCTTCAGCGAACTCGTTGGCGAGTTGCAGAAAGCCAGCTGGCCGACCAAGTCCGAACTCAAGGATTCGACCATCGTCGTGATCGTCGCGTGCCTTCTGCTCGGCCTGTTCACGAGCGTCAGCGACTTCGCGCTGCTGAATGTCGTGAACGCCGTCACTGAGTGGGTCAGCCGTTAA
- a CDS encoding DUF4177 domain-containing protein translates to MKWEYKTIKLRATGFIGGKLDEVQFDRMMNDLGLQGWELTAAFDTNEAYGNTRDVVAIFKRPMG, encoded by the coding sequence ATGAAGTGGGAATACAAGACCATCAAGCTCCGGGCCACCGGCTTCATCGGCGGAAAACTCGATGAGGTCCAGTTTGACCGCATGATGAACGATCTCGGCCTGCAGGGATGGGAACTGACCGCCGCCTTCGACACCAACGAAGCCTATGGCAACACCCGGGACGTGGTAGCCATCTTCAAACGGCCCATGGGCTGA
- a CDS encoding tetratricopeptide repeat protein — MRTLIFLSLVLSAGRLTAQVADTSPLVTASVAAQTVPGGWIVTENRADRALQSGFPATATVLYRELLADPGLPAETRPRVMLALVTALLDAGELAPAAEVLQAYPGPFNSAYQLRVGLLAITTRRPAQARAALAAGKVEELPAADRGWWYFLEASVTDAEGDIVRANGLYAQAVSAAVSDLQRARFVLGQEQARLGSGQANEAQLATLRGNMERFQGTRTGYTAVRTYAAALAELGRSAEAQAELKRQLNVLPATERDAGDQLRLMLGLIAGEGSEEGRNAFRQLLRDAQRPETRRLALQLLVRGAKTPAEREQLRRDLSERIAALPTSPIIEDLLLVRAQSALEDKEYTPAEDDARRLLENYPATTLKAQALGVRLAVAWDLKRYRTAADVIAQLRAVLPPGRERAELAVLLAEAFFRAEDYRNAADAYDAALREAPLAAPAGILIFQRVLAEIRADRLEAAASQLDEAAAEPAFDAVSRWQAEWNLVREMQVRGQAPAAYARVERLLATGAEGVPPELRIRLQWLRARLAYDNLEAETALRLTDELLTALQSATGLEVALRDNVTSTTRLLKAQALLTLGRDPEGLAVLDGLRADFRDTLAAQYSYLVQAGHLSERGDLAAAQRVLIDFVDTKDYAKSEYAPLALYQAALILERQGLNRQLEEASKLLERLITSYPTDDLVFQARLKQGDLFRKLNDFPNARLVYEYLLNNYAGHPDELLAQLALADSLLAQGANNVSNHASAVAIYERLRDLPSAPPDLRMEAGFKWGYALAKRGQPDRAQTVFWGVVQGFLLEPTAAATLGAKGRYWLSKSLIELAQIHEEAGRLDEAQRAYQLVVDNKLGGAAMAQAKLARFRATGGTGP, encoded by the coding sequence GTGCGCACCCTTATTTTCCTGTCGCTGGTCCTGTCCGCCGGCCGGCTCACGGCCCAGGTGGCGGATACGAGTCCGCTGGTGACGGCGAGCGTGGCCGCGCAAACGGTGCCGGGCGGCTGGATCGTGACGGAGAACCGGGCGGACCGGGCCTTGCAGTCCGGCTTTCCCGCCACGGCGACAGTTCTTTATCGCGAGTTGCTCGCGGATCCGGGCCTGCCGGCCGAAACCCGGCCGCGGGTGATGCTGGCGTTGGTCACGGCCCTGCTGGACGCGGGGGAACTCGCGCCGGCGGCCGAGGTGTTGCAAGCCTACCCGGGTCCCTTCAACAGCGCCTACCAGTTGCGCGTGGGGCTGCTGGCCATCACGACGCGCCGCCCGGCCCAGGCCCGCGCCGCGCTGGCCGCGGGCAAGGTGGAAGAGCTGCCGGCGGCCGATCGCGGCTGGTGGTATTTCCTGGAAGCGAGTGTGACCGATGCCGAGGGAGACATCGTGCGCGCGAACGGCCTCTATGCGCAGGCGGTCAGCGCCGCGGTGTCGGACCTGCAGCGCGCCCGTTTCGTGCTGGGCCAGGAGCAGGCGCGCCTGGGTTCGGGCCAGGCCAACGAGGCGCAGCTGGCGACGCTGCGCGGCAACATGGAACGTTTTCAAGGCACGCGCACCGGCTACACGGCGGTGCGGACCTATGCGGCCGCTCTCGCGGAACTGGGCCGTTCGGCTGAGGCGCAAGCCGAGCTCAAGCGCCAGCTCAACGTGCTGCCCGCCACCGAACGCGACGCCGGGGACCAGCTGCGCCTCATGCTCGGCCTGATCGCTGGGGAGGGCAGCGAGGAGGGCCGGAACGCCTTCCGCCAACTGCTGCGCGACGCGCAGCGGCCCGAGACGCGCCGGCTGGCGCTGCAATTGCTGGTCCGCGGCGCGAAGACGCCGGCGGAGCGCGAGCAGCTGCGCCGCGACCTGAGCGAGCGCATCGCCGCCCTCCCGACCAGCCCGATCATCGAGGACCTGCTGCTGGTGCGCGCGCAGTCGGCGCTGGAGGACAAGGAATACACGCCCGCCGAGGACGACGCGCGGCGGTTGCTGGAGAATTATCCCGCCACGACGCTGAAGGCCCAGGCGCTGGGCGTGCGGCTGGCGGTGGCGTGGGACCTGAAACGCTATCGCACGGCGGCCGACGTGATTGCGCAACTGCGCGCGGTGTTGCCGCCGGGCCGGGAGCGCGCCGAGCTGGCGGTGTTGCTGGCGGAGGCGTTTTTCCGCGCCGAGGATTATCGCAATGCGGCCGACGCCTATGACGCGGCGCTGCGGGAGGCGCCGCTGGCCGCGCCCGCGGGCATCCTGATCTTCCAGCGCGTGCTGGCGGAGATCCGCGCCGACCGGCTCGAAGCCGCCGCCAGCCAGCTGGACGAAGCCGCGGCGGAGCCGGCCTTCGACGCGGTGAGCCGCTGGCAGGCCGAGTGGAACCTGGTGCGGGAAATGCAAGTGCGCGGCCAGGCGCCGGCCGCCTATGCCCGGGTGGAACGTCTGCTGGCGACCGGGGCGGAAGGCGTGCCGCCGGAGCTGCGCATCCGGTTGCAGTGGCTCCGCGCGCGGCTCGCGTACGACAACCTCGAGGCCGAGACGGCGTTGCGCCTGACCGACGAGTTGCTGACGGCGTTGCAGTCGGCCACCGGGCTGGAGGTCGCCCTGCGTGACAACGTGACCAGCACCACCCGGTTGCTGAAGGCCCAGGCGCTGCTGACCCTGGGCCGCGATCCGGAGGGACTCGCGGTGCTGGACGGACTGCGCGCGGATTTCCGGGACACTCTGGCCGCGCAGTATTCCTACCTGGTGCAGGCCGGGCACCTCTCGGAGCGGGGCGATCTGGCGGCCGCCCAGCGTGTGCTGATCGATTTCGTCGACACGAAGGATTACGCCAAAAGCGAGTACGCGCCGCTCGCGCTCTACCAGGCGGCGCTGATCCTCGAGCGCCAGGGGCTGAACCGACAGCTCGAGGAAGCCAGCAAACTGTTGGAGCGGCTGATCACGAGCTATCCCACGGATGACCTGGTCTTCCAAGCCCGGCTGAAACAGGGCGACCTGTTCCGCAAGCTGAACGATTTTCCGAATGCGCGCCTTGTCTACGAATATCTGCTGAACAATTACGCGGGCCACCCCGATGAATTGCTGGCCCAGCTGGCGCTGGCCGACAGCCTGCTGGCCCAGGGGGCGAACAACGTCTCGAACCATGCGAGCGCCGTGGCCATCTACGAGCGGTTGCGCGACCTGCCCTCGGCGCCGCCGGACCTGCGGATGGAGGCGGGTTTCAAGTGGGGTTATGCCTTGGCCAAACGCGGCCAGCCGGACCGGGCGCAGACCGTGTTCTGGGGGGTGGTGCAAGGCTTTCTGCTGGAGCCCACCGCCGCCGCGACGCTCGGGGCCAAGGGGCGCTACTGGCTGTCGAAGTCCCTGATCGAGCTGGCGCAGATCCATGAGGAGGCGGGGCGGCTCGACGAGGCGCAGCGCGCCTACCAGCTGGTCGTGGACAACAAGCTGGGCGGCGCCGCGATGGCGCAGGCCAAGCTGGCCCGTTTCCGGGCGACCGGAGGGACGGGGCCATGA
- the nusG gene encoding transcription termination/antitermination protein NusG yields MSTQTSNAQWFALHTLSGQENKVKNYIEKFKKAEELDDQVHEVLLPTEIVSEVKNGKKSTKVRKLYPGYVFINMCLYDEEKKVMIKPFYFVKDASGVIGFVGGDHPAALRQNEIDEIKARVEAATGKEVPKVTFEVGEELKITDGAFANLTGRVDEVDPARGKLKISVSIFGRFTPVELEYWQVQRASES; encoded by the coding sequence ATGTCCACCCAGACTTCCAATGCCCAGTGGTTCGCCCTGCACACGCTCTCCGGCCAGGAGAACAAGGTGAAGAACTACATCGAGAAGTTCAAGAAGGCCGAGGAGCTCGACGACCAGGTGCACGAGGTGCTCCTGCCGACCGAGATCGTTTCCGAGGTCAAGAACGGCAAGAAGTCCACCAAGGTGCGCAAGCTCTACCCGGGCTACGTGTTCATCAACATGTGCCTCTACGACGAGGAAAAGAAGGTCATGATCAAGCCCTTCTACTTCGTGAAGGACGCCTCGGGCGTCATCGGCTTTGTCGGCGGCGATCATCCCGCCGCGCTCCGGCAGAACGAGATCGACGAGATCAAGGCCCGCGTCGAGGCCGCCACCGGCAAGGAAGTGCCCAAGGTCACCTTCGAGGTGGGCGAGGAGCTCAAGATCACGGACGGCGCCTTCGCCAACCTCACCGGCCGCGTCGACGAGGTCGACCCCGCCCGTGGCAAGCTCAAGATTTCCGTCTCCATTTTCGGTCGGTTTACGCCCGTCGAACTCGAATACTGGCAGGTCCAGCGCGCCTCTGAAAGCTGA
- a CDS encoding LemA family protein, which translates to MSIVLILLVVLGGTALLVGFWLIGAYNGLVTLRNRFKNAFAQIDVQLKRRYDLIPNLVEVAKGYLKHESGTLEAVIAARNTAYAASKAAAANPADATAMQGLLAAESGLGGALSRLMVVSEAYPDLKANQNMMQLTEEMTSTENKISFARQAYNDAVTSYNTKRELFPTSLIAGIFNFAEAALFQIENATEREAPKVKFT; encoded by the coding sequence ATGAGTATCGTCCTCATCCTGCTTGTTGTCCTCGGTGGCACCGCCCTGCTTGTCGGTTTCTGGCTGATCGGCGCCTACAACGGCCTCGTCACCCTTCGCAACCGCTTCAAAAACGCCTTCGCCCAGATCGATGTGCAGCTGAAGCGCCGCTATGATCTGATCCCGAACCTCGTCGAGGTTGCCAAGGGCTACCTGAAGCACGAGAGCGGCACGCTCGAGGCCGTCATCGCCGCCCGCAACACCGCCTATGCCGCCTCCAAGGCCGCCGCCGCCAACCCGGCCGATGCCACCGCCATGCAGGGCCTGCTCGCCGCCGAGTCCGGTTTGGGCGGCGCGCTCTCCCGCCTGATGGTCGTCTCCGAGGCCTACCCCGACCTCAAGGCCAACCAGAACATGATGCAGCTCACCGAGGAGATGACCTCGACCGAGAACAAGATCTCCTTCGCCCGCCAAGCCTACAACGACGCCGTCACCAGCTACAACACGAAGCGCGAACTCTTCCCCACCAGCCTGATCGCCGGGATCTTCAACTTTGCCGAGGCCGCCCTCTTCCAGATCGAGAACGCCACCGAGCGCGAGGCGCCGAAGGTGAAGTTCACCTGA